One stretch of Harmonia axyridis chromosome 1, icHarAxyr1.1, whole genome shotgun sequence DNA includes these proteins:
- the LOC123683135 gene encoding glutamate dehydrogenase, mitochondrial-like isoform X2 has translation MRGIFPKLPPKYYEMPSRYKDCFYLANSSFFDSVNWYLHKAYEVVFPQLVDELMSISDLDERQASNKVLNIIEILDQCDNLSDVRFPFKRNNNYSEPIRCFKVKHGSYAGFPSSLIEFVDEQALFMAAGQGAFFSINYFLNNALITSKLEFPTGILGKTFILQGLGGMASNLAVYLQNAGAKCVGVKDYNSHVYMKEGLDIHEVISFKKEKGDLVGFDLAKPEDDFEIYKKDCDILILAARQKSILCHFANKIKAKLIVEAAHHPVTPSAYMTLGGHSKIVLPDLLVCGGSAIAINEKKQVEKNILNSRALGRFEENYSIIPEDLHSVIKDCKMEEKFSTYTIANVISTMAQEMLNTCERYNLGFDFKTAVFIMSIRNIFQEIFTSRKF, from the exons ATGAGAGGTATTTTCCCGAAGCTTCCCCCAAAGTATTATGAAATGCCATCCAGATATAAGGATTGCTTCTATTTGGCCAATTCTTCTTTCTTCGACAGTGTCAACTGGTATCTTCATAAGGCCTATGAAGTTGTTTTTCCACAACTTGTAGATGAATTGATGAGTATATCAGATCTTGATGAAAGACAAGCCAGTAACAAAGTCTTGAATATAATTGAGATATTGGATCAATGTGACAATCTATCAGACGTGCGATTTCCATTCAagagaaataataattattcagaaCCCATAAGGTGTTTCAAAGTCAAACATGGGTCATATGCAGGGTTTCCTTCTAGTCTGATTG aATTTGTTGATGAACAAGCTCTATTTATGGCTGCTGGACAAGGTGCTTTCTTCAgtataaattattttctgaataacGCACTGATAACATCTAAGTTGGAATTTCCGACAGGAATATTAggaaaaacattcattttacAG GGTCTTGGTGGAATGGCTTCCAACTTGGCTGTATATTTACAAAATGCTGGTGCAAAATGTGTAGGTGTTAAAGATTACAACTCTCACGTTTATATGAAGGAAGGTTTGGACATTCAT GAGGTGATATctttcaaaaaggaaaaaggtgACTTGGTAGGCTTTGACCTGGCTAAACCTGAAGacgattttgaaatttataagaAAGATTGCGATATACTGATATTGGCTGCAAGGCAGAAAAGCATACTTTGTCATTTTGCAAATAAGATAAAGGCAAAATTGATAGTAGAGGCTGCTCATCATCCAGTAACACCTTCTGCTTATATGACGTTAGGAGGTCACTCCAAAATCGTACTACCAGATCTTCTTGTTTGCGGAGGGTCGGCTATAGCGATCAATGAGAAGAAACAGGTGGAAAAAAA TATACTAAATTCAAGAGCTCTTGGAAGATTCGAGGAAAACTATAGTATTATACCTGAAGACCTACACTCAGTTATTAAAGATTGTAAAATGGAAGAAAAGTTTTCAACATATACTATAGCAAATGTGATCAGTACAATGGCTCAG GAAATGCTGAATACTTGTGAACGATATAACCTGGGATTCGATTTTAAAACGGCAGTATTTATAATGTCCattagaaatatatttcaagaaattttcacTTCCAGGAAGTTTTGA
- the LOC123683135 gene encoding glutamate dehydrogenase, mitochondrial-like isoform X1, whose product MRGIFPKLPPKYYEMPSRYKDCFYLANSSFFDSVNWYLHKAYEVVFPQLVDELMSISDLDERQASNKVLNIIEILDQCDNLSDVRFPFKRNNNYSEPIRCFKVKHGSYAGFPSSLIGLRVSPNITRDDMKGLGVLSSHRLSALGIRSTGMFGSIKIDPKDYETEELEDIMEQYRLKCLKEDIKELVIEPDMICDETTAGWMFRKFVDEQALFMAAGQGAFFSINYFLNNALITSKLEFPTGILGKTFILQGLGGMASNLAVYLQNAGAKCVGVKDYNSHVYMKEGLDIHEVISFKKEKGDLVGFDLAKPEDDFEIYKKDCDILILAARQKSILCHFANKIKAKLIVEAAHHPVTPSAYMTLGGHSKIVLPDLLVCGGSAIAINEKKQVEKNILNSRALGRFEENYSIIPEDLHSVIKDCKMEEKFSTYTIANVISTMAQEMLNTCERYNLGFDFKTAVFIMSIRNIFQEIFTSRKF is encoded by the exons ATGAGAGGTATTTTCCCGAAGCTTCCCCCAAAGTATTATGAAATGCCATCCAGATATAAGGATTGCTTCTATTTGGCCAATTCTTCTTTCTTCGACAGTGTCAACTGGTATCTTCATAAGGCCTATGAAGTTGTTTTTCCACAACTTGTAGATGAATTGATGAGTATATCAGATCTTGATGAAAGACAAGCCAGTAACAAAGTCTTGAATATAATTGAGATATTGGATCAATGTGACAATCTATCAGACGTGCGATTTCCATTCAagagaaataataattattcagaaCCCATAAGGTGTTTCAAAGTCAAACATGGGTCATATGCAGGGTTTCCTTCTAGTCTGATTG GACTAAGAGTGTCTCCTAATATAACAAGAGATGATATGAAAGGGCTAGGAGTTCTATCATCCCACAGATTGTCAGCATTAGGAATCAGAAGCACAGGAATGTTTGGTTCTATTAAGATCGACCCCAAAGACTATGAGACTGAAGAACTTGAGGACATAATGGAGCAGTATCGTCTTAAATGCTTGAAAG aagaTATTAAGGAGCTTGTTATAGAACCTGATATGATTTGTGATGAAACTACAGCAGGTTGGATGTTTCGTA aATTTGTTGATGAACAAGCTCTATTTATGGCTGCTGGACAAGGTGCTTTCTTCAgtataaattattttctgaataacGCACTGATAACATCTAAGTTGGAATTTCCGACAGGAATATTAggaaaaacattcattttacAG GGTCTTGGTGGAATGGCTTCCAACTTGGCTGTATATTTACAAAATGCTGGTGCAAAATGTGTAGGTGTTAAAGATTACAACTCTCACGTTTATATGAAGGAAGGTTTGGACATTCAT GAGGTGATATctttcaaaaaggaaaaaggtgACTTGGTAGGCTTTGACCTGGCTAAACCTGAAGacgattttgaaatttataagaAAGATTGCGATATACTGATATTGGCTGCAAGGCAGAAAAGCATACTTTGTCATTTTGCAAATAAGATAAAGGCAAAATTGATAGTAGAGGCTGCTCATCATCCAGTAACACCTTCTGCTTATATGACGTTAGGAGGTCACTCCAAAATCGTACTACCAGATCTTCTTGTTTGCGGAGGGTCGGCTATAGCGATCAATGAGAAGAAACAGGTGGAAAAAAA TATACTAAATTCAAGAGCTCTTGGAAGATTCGAGGAAAACTATAGTATTATACCTGAAGACCTACACTCAGTTATTAAAGATTGTAAAATGGAAGAAAAGTTTTCAACATATACTATAGCAAATGTGATCAGTACAATGGCTCAG GAAATGCTGAATACTTGTGAACGATATAACCTGGGATTCGATTTTAAAACGGCAGTATTTATAATGTCCattagaaatatatttcaagaaattttcacTTCCAGGAAGTTTTGA
- the LOC123683135 gene encoding glutamate dehydrogenase, mitochondrial-like isoform X3, producing the protein MKGLGVLSSHRLSALGIRSTGMFGSIKIDPKDYETEELEDIMEQYRLKCLKEDIKELVIEPDMICDETTAGWMFRKFVDEQALFMAAGQGAFFSINYFLNNALITSKLEFPTGILGKTFILQGLGGMASNLAVYLQNAGAKCVGVKDYNSHVYMKEGLDIHEVISFKKEKGDLVGFDLAKPEDDFEIYKKDCDILILAARQKSILCHFANKIKAKLIVEAAHHPVTPSAYMTLGGHSKIVLPDLLVCGGSAIAINEKKQVEKNILNSRALGRFEENYSIIPEDLHSVIKDCKMEEKFSTYTIANVISTMAQEMLNTCERYNLGFDFKTAVFIMSIRNIFQEIFTSRKF; encoded by the exons ATGAAAGGGCTAGGAGTTCTATCATCCCACAGATTGTCAGCATTAGGAATCAGAAGCACAGGAATGTTTGGTTCTATTAAGATCGACCCCAAAGACTATGAGACTGAAGAACTTGAGGACATAATGGAGCAGTATCGTCTTAAATGCTTGAAAG aagaTATTAAGGAGCTTGTTATAGAACCTGATATGATTTGTGATGAAACTACAGCAGGTTGGATGTTTCGTA aATTTGTTGATGAACAAGCTCTATTTATGGCTGCTGGACAAGGTGCTTTCTTCAgtataaattattttctgaataacGCACTGATAACATCTAAGTTGGAATTTCCGACAGGAATATTAggaaaaacattcattttacAG GGTCTTGGTGGAATGGCTTCCAACTTGGCTGTATATTTACAAAATGCTGGTGCAAAATGTGTAGGTGTTAAAGATTACAACTCTCACGTTTATATGAAGGAAGGTTTGGACATTCAT GAGGTGATATctttcaaaaaggaaaaaggtgACTTGGTAGGCTTTGACCTGGCTAAACCTGAAGacgattttgaaatttataagaAAGATTGCGATATACTGATATTGGCTGCAAGGCAGAAAAGCATACTTTGTCATTTTGCAAATAAGATAAAGGCAAAATTGATAGTAGAGGCTGCTCATCATCCAGTAACACCTTCTGCTTATATGACGTTAGGAGGTCACTCCAAAATCGTACTACCAGATCTTCTTGTTTGCGGAGGGTCGGCTATAGCGATCAATGAGAAGAAACAGGTGGAAAAAAA TATACTAAATTCAAGAGCTCTTGGAAGATTCGAGGAAAACTATAGTATTATACCTGAAGACCTACACTCAGTTATTAAAGATTGTAAAATGGAAGAAAAGTTTTCAACATATACTATAGCAAATGTGATCAGTACAATGGCTCAG GAAATGCTGAATACTTGTGAACGATATAACCTGGGATTCGATTTTAAAACGGCAGTATTTATAATGTCCattagaaatatatttcaagaaattttcacTTCCAGGAAGTTTTGA